CGTTCTTCAACGGGTACCGTCCGCAGTTCTACTTCCGGACGACGGACGTGACGGGGGTGGGGACGCTTCCCGAGGGGGTCGAGATGGTGATGCCCGGGGACAACATCCAGATGTCGGTCGAGCTGATCAATCCGGTGGCGATGGAGAAGGAGCTTCGGTTCGCGATCCGCGAGGGCGGACGGACCGTGGGCGCCGGCGTCGTCGCGGAAATCATCGAGTAGGGCAAGGAAAGGTCAAGGGGGGACACCGACGTGGCGATAGAGCACCAGAAGATACGGATCCGGCTGAAGGCCTTCGATTCCAGGCTTCTGGACAAGGCGACCGGTGACATCGTCGAAAAGGCGCGGCAGACGGGCGCCAAGGTCGCGGGGCCGATTCCCCTTCCGACCCATATCGAACGCTTCACGGTCAACCGGTCCCCCCACGGGGACAAGAAGAGCCGGGAGCAGTTCGAGATCCGCACCCATAAACGCCTCCTCGACATCCACGAGCCTCCGGGCGCGACGATCGACGCCCTCATGAAGCTCGATCTTCCCGCCGGGGTGGAAGTCGAGATCAAGCTCTGACCCGGACGACGAAAACGACCGAGAACGGAAGCAGGGGCAAACCATGACGACCGGAATATTGGGGAAAAAACTGGGCATGTCCCAGGTGTTCGACACGGCGGGGAAAGTGATCCCGGTCACCGTGATCGAGGCCGGGCCGTGCACCGTGATCCAGCGGAAGACGGCGCGGACCGACGGATACGACGCCGTGCAGATCGGATTCCGGCAGACGAAGGCCGGCAAGGTCGGAAAACCGATGCTGGGACACTTCCAGAAGGCGGGCAAGGGAGCGTTCAGCGCTCTCCAGGAGATCCGGGTCGAAGCCGCCGAACCGCTGGACATCGGCGCCGAGATCAAGGTCGACATCTTCAAGGAAGGCGATGTCGTCGACGTGATGGGGCACAGCAAGGGGCGTGGCTTCACGGGCGTCATCAAGCGGTGGAACTTCAAGGGCGGGCGCGCGACGCACGGCTCCATGTTCCATCGGGCCCCCGGGTCCATCGGCGCATCCGCGTATCCCTCGCGCGTCATCAAGAACATGAAGATGGCGGGCCAGTACGGAAACGAGCGGGTCACGATCCTCAATTTGCGCGTGGTCGGCGTGGAGCCCGAGAAGAACCTGCTGCTCGTCCGCGGCGCGGTGCCCGGCGCGAAAAACAGCCTGGTCTATGTGCGCCGGGCCGTGAAGAAACCGGCGTAAGGCGAGGAGCGCGAGATGGCTACCGTGGAAATCGTGAACAAGGAAAAGAAGGGGACCGGGACCGTGGAACTCCCCGAGTCTATTTTCGGCGCAGAGGTGAAGACGCACCTGATGCACCACGTCGTGACCGCCAAGCTGGCGGCCGCCCGCGCGGGAACGCACGCCACGAAAACGCGCAAGGACGTCAGGGGCGGCGGAAAGAAGCCGTTTCGCCAGAAGGGGACCGGGCGCGCCCGGATGGGAACGTCCCGTTCGCCGCTGCTTCGGGGCGGAGGCGCCGTATTCGGCCCCCATCCACGGAAGTACGACGGGAAGGTGAACCGGAAGGAGATGAAGGCGGCGTTGCGCAGCGCCCTGAGCGCCAAGGCGCTCGAGAACAAGATCGTCCTCGTGGACGACCTCTCCCTCCCGTTCGCCAAAACGAAGGAATTTCTCAAGGTCGCGGCCGCGCTCGGCCTCCACGATGCGTTGATCGTGATCGACGGGGAGCCCGAAAACCTGTCCCTCGGCGTGCGGAATCTCAAGGCGTTCAAGACCCTGCCCGCAAAGGCGTTGAACGTGTACGACATCCTGTCGTACGACCAACTCGTGCTGACCGGCGCGGCTCTCGATAAAATCAGCGAGGTGCTGGCGAAATGAATCTATCCGACGTCATCAAGCGGCCGCTGATCACGGAGAAGGCGACCTCGCTGAAGGCGATGTCCAACGCGGTCCTGTTCGCCGTCGACAAGCGCGCCAACAAGAAGGAAGTCCGAGAGGCCGTCGAGAAGATGTTCAAGGTCAAGGTCGAAGACGTCCGGACGATGAACGTCGCCGGCAAGGTGAAGCGACGCGGTCGGACGGTGGGGCTTCGTCCCGGCTGGAAGAAGGCCGTGGTCATGCTGAAGGCGGGCGACAAGATCGAGTTCTTCGAAGGCGTCTGACGGACGCGCAAGCGTTCTTCTTTTAAGGAGAGACTGCGATGGCCATTCGTAACTACAAGCCGACCTCCCCAGGACGAAGGGGCATGACCGTCCTCGTCATGGACGATCTGACGAAGAAGAAGCCCGAACGCGCATTGACGGAGAGTCTTTCGGGAAGCGGCGGGAGAAACAACCTCGGTGAGATCACGGTGTGGCACCGCGGCGGGGGACATAAGCGCAGATATCGGATCGTCGACTTCAAGAGGAACAAGAAAGACGTCCCGGCGACCGTCGCGGCCATCGAATACGACCCGAACCGGTCCGCGCGCCTCGCCCTGCTGAACTACGCGGACGGGGAGAAGCGGTATATCCTCTGCCCGGTCGGGATCTCCGTCGGCGACACGGTTCTTTCCGGCGCCGGCGCCGACATCAAGCCGGGGAACGCGCTTCCGATCCGCAATATCCCGGTCGGGACGCTCGTGCACAACATCGAACTCAAGGTCGGGAAGGGCGGTCAGATCGCCCGGTCCGCCGGTTCGGTCGCGCAGATCCTGGCCAAGGAGGGTTCGTACGCGCACCTTCGACTGGCTTCCGGCGAGGTCCGGCTGGTTTTCATCGAGTGCATGGCGACGATCGGCCAGGTCGGAAACGTCGACCATGAAAAAGTGTCGATCGGCAAGGCGGGGCGCAATCGTTGGAAGGGTGTCCGTCCGACGGTCCGGGGCGTCGTCATGAACCCCGTCGATCACCCGCACGGCGGCGGCGAGGGACGATCCTCCGGTGGCCGGCATCCGTGCACCCCGTGGGGGAAGCCGACGAAGGGGTACAAGACTCGCAAGAGCCCGTCGACCGACAAGTACATCGTAAAGCGGCGCGGAAAATAAAGGAAAAGGGGTTTCGACGTGGGGCGATCCGTCAAGAAGGGACCGTACGTGGAGGAAGGCCTTGCACGTAAGTTGAACAAGGCCGTCGAAACCGGCGACAAGAAGATCATCAAGACCTGGTCCCGGCGCTCGACCATCACTCCCGCAATGGTGGGATACACGTTCGCCGTGCACAACGGACGGAAATTCATGCCCGTCTTCGTCACGGAAAACATGGTGGGCCACAAGTTCGGCGAGTTCTCGCCCACGCGGACGTTCCACGGCCACTCGGGAGACCGCAAGGCCAAGGTGAGGAAGTAAGGAGAGAAGGAGAGCGGCAGATGGAAACGACAGCGACGGCCAAGTTCATGCGCGTCTCTCCGAGGAAGGCGCGCCTCGTGGTGAACCTGATCCGGGGGAAGAAGATCTCCGAGGCACGGACGATCCTTGCCCTTGCGAACAAGGCTGCCGCGGTAACCGTGAAGAAAGTCCTCGATTCGGCGATCGCCAACGCGGGGCAGACCGGCGTGATCGACGTCGGTACGCTCTACGTGAAGAGTGCCTGCGTGAACCAGGGGGCCTCGCAGAAACGGTTTCGGCCGGCGCCGATGGGAAGGGCGCACAAGTACAAGCGGCGGACCAGTCACATAACGATCGTGGTAGACGAGTTGTAGTTAACCGCGTACAGGAGGCGGATTTTGGGACAGAAGACACACCCTTTCGGATTTCGGCTGGTGTCCATCCGGACCTGGCGATCGCGTTGGTACTCCAAAAAGGAGTACGCGTCGCAACTGCAGGAGGACCTGCGCATCCGCGGCTTCGTCAAGGGGCGGCTGAGCCACGCCGGGGTCTCCTCGATCGAGATCGAGCGGCGCAGCAACCGCGTAAACGTTCTCATCGCCACGGCCCGTCCGGGGATCGTGATCGGCAAGAAGGGCGCCGAGATCGAAATCCTGAAGAAGGAGATCAAGAAGCTCACGCCGAAGGAAGTGTCGATCAACATCCTCGAAATCCGGCGTCCGGAGACGGACGGGCAGCTGACCGCGGAGAACGTCGCGATGCAGCTGGAGCGGCGGATCGCTTTTCGCCGCGCCATGAAGAAGACCGTGCTCTCCTCGATGAAGCTGGGCGCCAAGGGGATCAAGATCCAGGTGTCCGGCCGCCTCGGTGGCGCCGAGATGTCCCGGACCGAGTGGTACCGCGAAGGGCGGGTTCCTCTCCACACCTTGCGGGCCGACATCGATTACGGGTTCGCGGAAGCCCATACGACCTACGGGATCATCGGGGTGAAGGTCTGGATCTACAAGGGCGAGGTGCTGCCGAAGGCTCCCTCTTCCCCCGCCACCAACGAATAGGAGAACGGGAATCATGCTCGCCCCCAAAAGGGTCAAGTTCCGCAAGCAGATGAAGGGCCGCCGCCGTGGAAAGGCGCAGTCCGGGAACACGCTCAACTTCGGCGACTTCGGCGTAAAGGCGGCCGACGGCGCCTGGATCACCGCCCGGCAGATCGAGGCGGCGCGCATCGCGATGACGCGCTTCATCAAGCGCGGCGGGAAGATCTGGATCCGAATCTTTCCCGACAAGCCGATCACGAAGAAGGCGGCGGAGACCCGGATGGGGAAAGGAAAGGGCGCGCCCGAGGAGTGGGTCGCGGTGGTCCGCCCG
This portion of the Deltaproteobacteria bacterium CG2_30_66_27 genome encodes:
- a CDS encoding 30S ribosomal protein S10, which codes for MEHQKIRIRLKAFDSRLLDKATGDIVEKARQTGAKVAGPIPLPTHIERFTVNRSPHGDKKSREQFEIRTHKRLLDIHEPPGATIDALMKLDLPAGVEVEIKL
- a CDS encoding 50S ribosomal protein L3, which gives rise to MTTGILGKKLGMSQVFDTAGKVIPVTVIEAGPCTVIQRKTARTDGYDAVQIGFRQTKAGKVGKPMLGHFQKAGKGAFSALQEIRVEAAEPLDIGAEIKVDIFKEGDVVDVMGHSKGRGFTGVIKRWNFKGGRATHGSMFHRAPGSIGASAYPSRVIKNMKMAGQYGNERVTILNLRVVGVEPEKNLLLVRGAVPGAKNSLVYVRRAVKKPA
- a CDS encoding 50S ribosomal protein L4 codes for the protein MATVEIVNKEKKGTGTVELPESIFGAEVKTHLMHHVVTAKLAAARAGTHATKTRKDVRGGGKKPFRQKGTGRARMGTSRSPLLRGGGAVFGPHPRKYDGKVNRKEMKAALRSALSAKALENKIVLVDDLSLPFAKTKEFLKVAAALGLHDALIVIDGEPENLSLGVRNLKAFKTLPAKALNVYDILSYDQLVLTGAALDKISEVLAK
- a CDS encoding 50S ribosomal protein L23, giving the protein MNLSDVIKRPLITEKATSLKAMSNAVLFAVDKRANKKEVREAVEKMFKVKVEDVRTMNVAGKVKRRGRTVGLRPGWKKAVVMLKAGDKIEFFEGV
- a CDS encoding 50S ribosomal protein L2 translates to MAIRNYKPTSPGRRGMTVLVMDDLTKKKPERALTESLSGSGGRNNLGEITVWHRGGGHKRRYRIVDFKRNKKDVPATVAAIEYDPNRSARLALLNYADGEKRYILCPVGISVGDTVLSGAGADIKPGNALPIRNIPVGTLVHNIELKVGKGGQIARSAGSVAQILAKEGSYAHLRLASGEVRLVFIECMATIGQVGNVDHEKVSIGKAGRNRWKGVRPTVRGVVMNPVDHPHGGGEGRSSGGRHPCTPWGKPTKGYKTRKSPSTDKYIVKRRGK
- a CDS encoding 30S ribosomal protein S19; translated protein: MGRSVKKGPYVEEGLARKLNKAVETGDKKIIKTWSRRSTITPAMVGYTFAVHNGRKFMPVFVTENMVGHKFGEFSPTRTFHGHSGDRKAKVRK
- a CDS encoding 50S ribosomal protein L22 — encoded protein: METTATAKFMRVSPRKARLVVNLIRGKKISEARTILALANKAAAVTVKKVLDSAIANAGQTGVIDVGTLYVKSACVNQGASQKRFRPAPMGRAHKYKRRTSHITIVVDEL
- a CDS encoding 30S ribosomal protein S3, which translates into the protein MGQKTHPFGFRLVSIRTWRSRWYSKKEYASQLQEDLRIRGFVKGRLSHAGVSSIEIERRSNRVNVLIATARPGIVIGKKGAEIEILKKEIKKLTPKEVSINILEIRRPETDGQLTAENVAMQLERRIAFRRAMKKTVLSSMKLGAKGIKIQVSGRLGGAEMSRTEWYREGRVPLHTLRADIDYGFAEAHTTYGIIGVKVWIYKGEVLPKAPSSPATNE
- a CDS encoding 50S ribosomal protein L16, coding for MLAPKRVKFRKQMKGRRRGKAQSGNTLNFGDFGVKAADGAWITARQIEAARIAMTRFIKRGGKIWIRIFPDKPITKKAAETRMGKGKGAPEEWVAVVRPGRVLYEIEGVDEATAREAFRLAGHKLPIHTTFLSREA